A window of Halomonas sp. GFAJ-1 contains these coding sequences:
- a CDS encoding nucleotide exchange factor GrpE, protein MAKEPQTPMDDELARREQEAEVTEQSAEERLIEDELEGLINDEVPLEGEEGSPEADVLAAQVEELELSLAEAKDQALRAAAEAQNVRRRAEQEAEKARKFALEKFVKELLPVVDSLEKALESMQDGASDVHREGVSMTLTMQLGVLNKFGVESIDPQGEPFDPQVHEAMTMVPNPELEPNTVMDVMQKGYLLNGRLVRPAMVVVSQKAK, encoded by the coding sequence ATGGCTAAAGAACCGCAAACCCCCATGGATGATGAGTTGGCCCGCCGTGAGCAAGAAGCGGAAGTCACCGAGCAATCCGCTGAAGAGCGCCTAATTGAAGACGAGCTCGAAGGGCTGATTAACGATGAGGTTCCGCTGGAGGGTGAAGAAGGCAGCCCAGAAGCTGACGTGCTGGCTGCTCAAGTAGAAGAGCTGGAATTAAGCTTGGCAGAGGCTAAAGACCAGGCCCTACGCGCTGCGGCCGAAGCCCAGAACGTACGCCGCCGGGCTGAGCAAGAAGCCGAAAAAGCCCGCAAGTTTGCCCTTGAGAAGTTTGTCAAAGAATTGCTGCCCGTTGTGGACAGCCTCGAAAAAGCGCTCGAAAGCATGCAAGACGGTGCGTCGGATGTTCACCGTGAGGGTGTCTCGATGACCCTGACAATGCAGCTGGGCGTGCTCAACAAGTTTGGCGTTGAGAGTATTGACCCCCAGGGCGAACCCTTCGACCCGCAGGTGCATGAAGCGATGACCATGGTGCCCAATCCCGAGCTTGAGCCAAATACCGTTATGGACGTGATGCAGAAGGGTTATCTGCTCAACGGACGCTTAGTGCGTCCGGCCATGGTGGTGGTTAGCCAAAAAGCTAAGTAA
- a CDS encoding transcriptional repressor, with protein sequence MADQNHELRKAGLKVTLPRVKILQILENASGQHHLSAEEVYKTLIDAGEDVGLATVYRVLTQFESAGLVIRHNFDGGHAVFEMTQEDHHDHMVCLESGEIIEFLDDIIERRQQEIAEEHGYELVDHALVLYVRPRGSDITRQDSGPRNKK encoded by the coding sequence ATGGCCGATCAGAACCATGAACTGCGCAAAGCCGGGCTGAAAGTGACCCTGCCGCGCGTCAAGATCCTGCAGATTCTCGAAAATGCTTCGGGCCAACACCACCTTAGCGCAGAAGAAGTGTACAAAACACTGATTGATGCGGGCGAGGATGTTGGTCTGGCAACCGTCTATCGCGTGCTGACTCAGTTTGAGTCGGCAGGCTTAGTGATTCGTCACAATTTTGACGGTGGCCATGCGGTATTCGAGATGACTCAAGAAGACCACCATGATCACATGGTGTGTCTGGAAAGCGGTGAAATCATCGAGTTTCTTGATGACATCATCGAGCGTCGCCAGCAAGAAATAGCGGAAGAGCACGGCTACGAGCTAGTAGACCACGCCCTTGTGTTGTATGTGCGCCCTCGCGGGTCGGACATTACGCGCCAAGACAGTGGCCCTAGGAATAAAAAATAG
- a CDS encoding transcriptional regulator ArgP: MLDYRLLEALSAVIETGGFEKAAQKLHLTQSAVSQRIRQLEHRLGQPVVLRRSPSVATALGRRLNNHLQQVKQLELGLLDEAQGEPLKVRLTVNADSMATWLAQAIAACPLSHQMDFDLVVEDQEVGLGRMRNGEVMACICAEAQPVNGGAVSPLGVLRYRALASPAFIERYRTQCDPWRLVDAPCLIFNRDDRLQHQFLEAQGLPPPGRQHRVPSSEGFVKMALHGLGYGMLPELQVADYLESGQLLDVGPAFTLDVPLYWHFWQTESAPLAALRRTVMEQASRML; the protein is encoded by the coding sequence ATGTTGGACTACCGGCTATTGGAAGCACTGAGTGCGGTTATTGAAACGGGTGGGTTCGAAAAAGCAGCGCAGAAGCTTCACCTCACCCAATCAGCGGTTAGTCAGCGAATTCGCCAGCTAGAGCACCGCCTGGGCCAACCAGTAGTGCTAAGGCGCTCGCCGTCGGTGGCGACAGCGCTGGGGCGTCGTTTGAATAACCACCTGCAGCAGGTTAAGCAGCTGGAATTGGGGCTGTTAGACGAAGCGCAGGGGGAGCCGCTTAAGGTGCGATTGACGGTCAATGCGGATTCAATGGCCACATGGTTAGCGCAGGCGATAGCGGCTTGCCCACTAAGTCATCAGATGGATTTTGATTTAGTGGTTGAAGACCAAGAGGTGGGGCTTGGCCGGATGCGCAATGGCGAAGTGATGGCGTGTATCTGTGCTGAAGCGCAGCCGGTTAATGGGGGCGCGGTAAGCCCGCTAGGTGTTTTGCGTTACCGGGCGCTGGCAAGCCCTGCCTTTATTGAGCGCTATCGCACGCAGTGTGACCCCTGGCGGTTGGTTGACGCCCCCTGCTTGATTTTTAACCGAGACGACCGCTTGCAGCACCAGTTTCTTGAGGCGCAGGGGCTGCCGCCGCCTGGTCGTCAGCATCGCGTACCCTCTTCTGAGGGCTTCGTCAAAATGGCACTCCATGGCCTAGGGTACGGTATGTTACCGGAACTACAGGTGGCGGATTACCTCGAAAGCGGTCAGCTGCTGGACGTAGGGCCCGCTTTTACCCTGGATGTACCGCTCTATTGGCACTTTTGGCAAACAGAAAGCGCACCGCTTGCAGCACTGAGGCGCACAGTGATGGAGCAGGCGAGTCGGATGTTGTAA
- a CDS encoding DNA repair protein RecN, which translates to MLTQLAIQDYAIVDRLELDLTRGMTAITGETGAGKSILLGALGLCLGERADAGSVRHGCERTDLSARFDIQHLPAAVEWLTARELPTEECLLRRVVTASGRSKAWINGHPATIADLKSLGEQLIQIHGQHAHQALMREETHLALLDDYAGLRESSQQLADTFREWRSARRRLKKLSEEGSEVEAKRQLLRYQVEELDQLGLAEGELKTLEEEQHTLAHAEETLRETQFAADCCASDEGGALSLLNQAYAHLSALPGSDKGTLANTLAMLSDARIQVEEASSELSRLASTTELDPERLAWVEERMGDVHRIARKHHVAPEEICALHAQLSHEVAQLESSDNDLESLSTLVAECRERYRSDAKKLSEARQKAAVRLGKEVQQQLAFLAMGKARFEVDVTPRDTPTPEGLDHIQFLISANPGQPARPLTKVASGGELSRISLAIQVVAAAHSTIPSLVFDEVDVGISGATAEIVGQLLRKLGENGQVMTVTHLPQVAAQAHQHLHIEKRAKRDTTLTHMALLDERGRISELARMLGGVTLSDQTLAHAREMLHASQRLPH; encoded by the coding sequence ATGCTCACTCAGCTTGCCATCCAGGACTACGCTATTGTTGACCGTCTGGAACTCGATTTAACCCGTGGCATGACCGCCATTACCGGGGAAACCGGGGCGGGTAAATCGATTCTACTGGGCGCCCTTGGCCTCTGTTTGGGTGAGCGTGCCGATGCTGGCAGCGTGCGCCACGGCTGCGAACGCACCGACCTTTCTGCCCGTTTTGATATTCAGCACCTGCCTGCCGCCGTGGAGTGGTTAACCGCCCGAGAACTACCCACAGAAGAGTGCTTACTGCGCCGGGTAGTCACCGCCAGCGGGCGCTCTAAAGCATGGATTAACGGCCATCCCGCCACGATTGCCGATCTAAAATCGCTGGGTGAGCAGCTGATCCAAATTCATGGGCAGCACGCGCATCAAGCACTCATGCGTGAAGAGACTCACCTTGCGCTGCTGGATGATTATGCGGGGCTGCGCGAAAGCAGCCAGCAGCTCGCAGACACATTTCGCGAATGGCGAAGTGCTAGGCGACGGCTGAAAAAGCTCAGCGAAGAAGGCAGCGAAGTGGAAGCCAAGCGCCAGCTGCTGCGCTATCAAGTAGAAGAACTCGACCAGCTTGGTTTGGCAGAGGGTGAGCTTAAAACGTTAGAAGAAGAGCAGCACACCCTGGCCCACGCGGAAGAGACCCTGCGAGAAACTCAGTTTGCCGCCGACTGTTGCGCCAGCGACGAAGGGGGTGCGCTCTCTTTGCTGAATCAAGCTTACGCTCATTTAAGCGCCCTTCCGGGGAGCGATAAGGGCACACTCGCCAATACCTTGGCCATGCTGAGCGATGCCCGCATTCAGGTTGAAGAAGCCTCTAGCGAGCTTAGCCGATTGGCAAGCACCACTGAGCTAGACCCAGAGCGCTTGGCCTGGGTGGAAGAGCGCATGGGGGATGTTCACCGCATCGCCCGCAAGCATCATGTTGCTCCAGAAGAGATTTGTGCGCTGCACGCCCAGCTGAGCCACGAGGTCGCCCAGTTAGAAAGTAGCGATAACGACCTGGAGTCGTTAAGCACTTTGGTGGCTGAGTGCCGGGAGCGCTACCGTAGCGATGCCAAAAAACTCAGTGAGGCACGGCAGAAAGCCGCCGTGCGCCTGGGGAAAGAGGTGCAGCAGCAGCTGGCCTTCCTAGCCATGGGCAAGGCTCGCTTTGAGGTCGATGTTACGCCCCGTGATACTCCCACCCCGGAAGGGCTGGATCACATTCAGTTCCTGATTAGCGCAAACCCAGGCCAGCCCGCAAGACCCCTTACCAAAGTGGCGTCGGGGGGAGAGCTTTCGCGTATCAGCCTCGCAATTCAGGTCGTGGCAGCGGCTCACTCTACTATTCCTAGCCTGGTGTTTGATGAGGTGGATGTGGGTATTTCAGGGGCAACAGCAGAAATTGTCGGCCAACTGCTACGTAAGCTGGGGGAAAATGGCCAAGTGATGACCGTGACCCACCTCCCCCAGGTGGCCGCTCAGGCGCATCAGCATCTACATATCGAAAAACGCGCCAAGCGGGATACTACGCTGACCCACATGGCGCTGCTAGATGAACGCGGGCGAATTAGTGAGCTGGCTCGCATGCTTGGGGGCGTGACGCTCTCCGACCAAACACTGGCCCACGCCCGTGAAATGCTCCACGCCAGCCAGCGCCTGCCGCATTAA
- a CDS encoding cell envelope protein SmpA, whose translation MQKLTRIITLSVALAVVSGCSYVGVYKRDIPQGNLVTQEMVSQLQPGMTQEQVTYVMGRPLLEAPFDSQQWDYVYRLDKAYSGVEQRRVTLTFDNAGRLVSIDQQGNFSGNLPISTDSGVGPAVEGSDPLDALPTPTQQAPTPENAPNPQPVIMTE comes from the coding sequence ATGCAAAAATTGACTCGTATCATTACCCTTTCCGTTGCCCTAGCCGTTGTTAGTGGCTGCAGCTACGTTGGCGTTTACAAGCGCGACATTCCCCAGGGCAACCTGGTCACCCAAGAGATGGTTAGCCAGCTCCAACCAGGCATGACCCAGGAGCAGGTAACCTACGTCATGGGTCGTCCGCTATTGGAAGCGCCCTTCGACTCACAACAGTGGGACTACGTTTACCGCCTCGACAAAGCCTACAGCGGCGTCGAGCAGCGCCGCGTTACCCTTACCTTTGATAACGCAGGGCGCTTGGTCAGTATTGATCAGCAAGGCAACTTCTCGGGTAACCTTCCCATCAGCACCGATAGCGGCGTAGGCCCAGCGGTAGAAGGATCCGACCCGCTAGACGCGCTACCTACGCCTACTCAGCAAGCACCCACCCCTGAGAACGCCCCCAACCCGCAGCCGGTGATTATGACCGAGTAA